A single region of the Ascaphus truei isolate aAscTru1 chromosome 6, aAscTru1.hap1, whole genome shotgun sequence genome encodes:
- the NKAIN1 gene encoding sodium/potassium-transporting ATPase subunit beta-1-interacting protein 1 isoform X2 gives MGKCSGRCTLVGICCLQLAAALQRQIFDFLGYQWAPILANFLHIMAVILGIFGTLHYRSRYLIMYSVWLGLWVGWNAFIICFYLEVGHLSQHRDLIMNFNTSLHRSWWMENGPGCLVTPVRAASLSLEDHHVVTVTGCLLDYPYIEALSSALQIFLALFGFVYACYVSKVFMDEEDS, from the exons GCGGCGGCTCTGCAGAGACAAATCTTTGACTTCCTCGGTTATCAGTGGGCTCCCATCCTAGCCAACTTCTTGCATATTATGGCCGTCATCCTGGGGATATTCGGGACCTTGCATTACAGATCGAGGTACCTTATAATG TACTCCGTGTGGCTGGGACTCTGGGTTGGGTGGAACGCCTTCATTATCTGCTTTTATCTGGAAGTCGGACATTTGTCACAG CACCGCGACCTGATCATGAACTTTAACACGTCCCTGCACCGCTCGTGGTGGATGGAGAACGGGCCGGGCTGCCTGGTGACCCCGGTGCGCGCTGCCTCTCTGTCATTGGAGGATCATCACGTCGTGACAGTAACCGGCTGTCTACTGGATTACCCTTATATAGAGGCTCTGAGCAGCGCTCTGCAGATCTTCCTGGCG CTCTTCGGTTTTGTCTATGCCTGCTATGTCAGTAAAGTTTTCATGGATGAGGAGGACAGCT GA
- the NKAIN1 gene encoding sodium/potassium-transporting ATPase subunit beta-1-interacting protein 1 isoform X3 gives MGKCSGRCTLVGICCLQLAAALQRQIFDFLGYQWAPILANFLHIMAVILGIFGTLHYRSRYLIMYSVWLGLWVGWNAFIICFYLEVGHLSQHRDLIMNFNTSLHRSWWMENGPGCLVTPVRAASLSLEDHHVVTVTGCLLDYPYIEALSSALQIFLALISLARMIPMDIRLP, from the exons GCGGCGGCTCTGCAGAGACAAATCTTTGACTTCCTCGGTTATCAGTGGGCTCCCATCCTAGCCAACTTCTTGCATATTATGGCCGTCATCCTGGGGATATTCGGGACCTTGCATTACAGATCGAGGTACCTTATAATG TACTCCGTGTGGCTGGGACTCTGGGTTGGGTGGAACGCCTTCATTATCTGCTTTTATCTGGAAGTCGGACATTTGTCACAG CACCGCGACCTGATCATGAACTTTAACACGTCCCTGCACCGCTCGTGGTGGATGGAGAACGGGCCGGGCTGCCTGGTGACCCCGGTGCGCGCTGCCTCTCTGTCATTGGAGGATCATCACGTCGTGACAGTAACCGGCTGTCTACTGGATTACCCTTATATAGAGGCTCTGAGCAGCGCTCTGCAGATCTTCCTGGCG TTGATTTCATTGGCTCGTATGATTCCTATGGATATCAGGCTCCCATGA
- the NKAIN1 gene encoding sodium/potassium-transporting ATPase subunit beta-1-interacting protein 1 isoform X1, translating into MGKCSGRCTLVGICCLQLAAALQRQIFDFLGYQWAPILANFLHIMAVILGIFGTLHYRSRYLIMYSVWLGLWVGWNAFIICFYLEVGHLSQHRDLIMNFNTSLHRSWWMENGPGCLVTPVRAASLSLEDHHVVTVTGCLLDYPYIEALSSALQIFLALFGFVYACYVSKVFMDEEDSFDFIGSYDSYGYQAPMKTSHLQLQPLYKPS; encoded by the exons GCGGCGGCTCTGCAGAGACAAATCTTTGACTTCCTCGGTTATCAGTGGGCTCCCATCCTAGCCAACTTCTTGCATATTATGGCCGTCATCCTGGGGATATTCGGGACCTTGCATTACAGATCGAGGTACCTTATAATG TACTCCGTGTGGCTGGGACTCTGGGTTGGGTGGAACGCCTTCATTATCTGCTTTTATCTGGAAGTCGGACATTTGTCACAG CACCGCGACCTGATCATGAACTTTAACACGTCCCTGCACCGCTCGTGGTGGATGGAGAACGGGCCGGGCTGCCTGGTGACCCCGGTGCGCGCTGCCTCTCTGTCATTGGAGGATCATCACGTCGTGACAGTAACCGGCTGTCTACTGGATTACCCTTATATAGAGGCTCTGAGCAGCGCTCTGCAGATCTTCCTGGCG CTCTTCGGTTTTGTCTATGCCTGCTATGTCAGTAAAGTTTTCATGGATGAGGAGGACAGCT TTGATTTCATTGGCTCGTATGATTCCTATGGATATCAGGCTCCCATGAAGACATCACACCTCCAGCTGCAACCACTCTACAA GCCCAGCTAG